In the Nothobranchius furzeri strain GRZ-AD chromosome 15, NfurGRZ-RIMD1, whole genome shotgun sequence genome, one interval contains:
- the calcoco1a gene encoding calcium-binding and coiled-coil domain-containing protein 1 yields MDKTWQVEFRNVGCIYFPESRVDCHYTLSSQHSWTSSDWIGLFKVGWTSVKDYETFVWALTPADYQEGTDNNCCVQFQASYLPKPSSQEYEFVYIDAKGDVCSRSSKFTFCAPKPLDDLVTLEEVSHGEDGGIDMLLVVPRAELLQSRLQECLQVRAELLHEQEVLKKQKEMERDDFKRAKEAWDRQRRGLECDLARLKEELMWSREKMEELERKQEDGQALAESLAQEKAALMSAKKENEVRIRELEEDIKTLTQRTVEKETELERMKERAKRAVALRKEEENERKSLQSKLEQTEVELKSLSKEFQSLRNSLAQRDTSVLQLQNSITTLTQKLTTAHRKEAENEASLKEMRSLREHLHMSERTAVGLKRDLSTMVSQRDHGHAELHQARLQAAQLTLQLADVTMNLRKESTHWEQERESLQRTAERDHDRLEKLNTEMQRVEERLQEERMERVKLEVELGREKDCNRVQLSETRRELQELKSCLRVAQKEKEQLQAEKQELMEYICQLEQKVGTVTSAGWDAAPVASTGCPDAALSDSEDESPEALQLLHSPRTLGHYSLCEQGQHDSMLLSTPPSSPRDVNRSAVVINQPAPLSLPHQTADSQAHSSDSEEESDPIPCGRKSSGEETALLLADYKDNVLSDLADTSLW; encoded by the exons atgGATAAGACTTGGCAGGTGGAGTTTAGAAATGTGGGCTGCATTTACTTCCCGGAGAGTAGAGTAGATTGCCACTACACCTTAAGCTCACAGCACAGCTGGACCAGCAGTGACTGGATTGGGCTCTTCAAG GTGGGATGGACGTCAGTGAAGGACTACGAGACATTTGTTTGGGCTCTGACCCCGGCGGATTACCAGGAGGGCACAGATAATAACTGCTGTGTGCAGTTTCAAG CCTCGTACCTGCCCAAACCCAGCTCCCAAGAGTATGAGTTTGTATACATTGATGCTAAAGGGGACGTGTGCTCCCGCAGCTCCAAATTCACCTTCTGTGCACCAAAGCCGCTTGACGATCTGGTGACACTCGAGGAAGTGTCCCACGGTGAGGATGGAGGCATAGACATGCTGTTGGTAGTACCAAGAGCTGAACTGCTGCAG AGTCGACTGCAGGAGTGCCTGCAAGTGCGTGCTGAGCTGTTGCACGAGCAGGAGGTGTTAAAAAAGCAAAAGGAGATGGAGAGGGATGACTTTAAGAGGGCCAAGGAGGCTTGGGACAGACAGCGAAGAGGGTTGGAATGTGATCTCGCCCGGCTGAAGGAGGAATTGATGTGGAGTCGAGAaaagatggaggagctggaaaggaagcaggag GACGGGCAGGCTTTGGCAGAGTCTCTAGCCCAGGAGAAAGCTGCTTTAATGAGTGCCAAGAAGGAAAATGAAGTGCGAATAAgagagctggaggaggacatcaaAACCCTGACTCAGAGGACTGTGGAGAAAGAAACAGAGCTGGAGAG GATGAAGGAAAGAGCCAAAAGAGCTGTGGCCTTGAGGAAAGAAGAGGAGAATGAAAGGAAGAGCCTGCAG TCCAAGCTGGAGCAGACAGAGGTGGAGCTCAAAAGTCTCTCTAAGGAGTTCCAGAGTCTCAGAAACTCCCTGGCACAGAGAGACACCAGCGTCCTGCAGCTCCaaaactccatcaccaccctcacACAGAAACTCACCACCGCTCACAGGAAGGAG GCGGAGAACGAAGCGTCGCTGAAAGAGATGCGGAGCCTTCGGGAGCATCTTCACATGAGTGAGCGCACCGCGGTGGGCTTAAAGAGAGATCTGAGCACCATGGTGTCGCAGAGGGACCACGGGCATGCCGAGCTGCACCAGGCTCGTCTGCAGGCTGCCCAGCTCACTCTTCAACTCGCAGATGTAACTATGAACCTAAGAAAAGAAAGCACCCACTGGGAGCAGGAGAGAGAAAGTCTGCAGCGCACTGCAGAG AGGGACCATGATCGCTTAGAGAAGCTTAACACAGAGATGCAGAGGGTGGAGGAGAGGCTGCAGGAGGAAAGGATGGAGCGAGTGAAGCTGGAGGTTGAGCTTGGAAGAGAAAAAGATTGCAATCGA GTTCAACTGAGTGAAACCCGGAGGGAGCTCCAGGAGCTGAAGTCCTGCCTGAGGGTCGCACAGAAGGAGAAGGAGCAGCTGCAGGCAGAGAAACAG GAGTTGATGGAGTACATCTGTCAGCTGGAGCAGAAGGTGGGAACAGTGACCAGCGCCGGGTGGGACGCGGCTCCCGTCGCCTCCACAG GATGTCCTGACGCTGCCTTATCTGACTCTGAGGATGAGAGTCCCGAGGCTTTGCAGCTCCTCCATTCCCCCAGAACTCTGGGACACTACAGCTTATGTGAGCAGGGTCAGCACGACTCCATGTTGTTGTCAACCCCCCCTTCCTCCCCCAGGGACGTGAACAGGAGCGCGGTCGTCATCAACCAGCCGGCCccgctctccctgccacaccagaCCGCCGACTCTCAGGCACACAGCTCGGATTCG gaggagGAATCTGATCCAATTCCGTGTGGAAGGAAAAGCTCTGGAGAGGAAACGGCCCTTCTGCTGGCTGACTACAAGGATAATGTTCTCAG TGATCTGGCTGACACTTCCCTATGGTGA